Proteins encoded by one window of Glycine soja cultivar W05 chromosome 15, ASM419377v2, whole genome shotgun sequence:
- the LOC114387761 gene encoding ABC transporter C family member 4-like: MSCLIKNKMVFVEKIQQLTNIPSEPTWNIRHHLPPSNWPVEGNVDIKDLQVRYHLNTPLVLKGISISGGEKVGVVGRTGSEKSTLIQVFFRLVEPSRGKITIDDIEIFALGLRDLRSRFGIIPQELILFVYG, translated from the exons ATGAGTTGTTTaatcaaaaacaaaatggtGTTTGTGGAAAAGATACAACAGCTCACAAATATTCCATCTGAACCAACATGGAATATCAGGCATCATCTTCCTCCTTCAAATTGGCCAGTTGAAGGCAATGTAGATATCAAAGACTTGCAG GTTAGATATCATCTAAACACTCCTCTGGTTCTTAAAGGCATTAGCATTAGTGGAGGTGAAAAGGTTGGTGTTGTTGGTCGAACTGGGAGCGAAAAGTCAACTTTAATTCAAGTATTCTTTAGGCTGGTGGAACCTTCAAGAGGGAAAATAACAATTGATGATATTGAAATATTCGCTTTGGGGCTTCGTGATCTTAGATCACGGTTTGGTATCATTCCTCAGGAGCTGATCCTTTTTGT
- the LOC114386944 gene encoding uncharacterized protein LOC114386944, which translates to MEAGVGGGRVGGACDNEISDGMQCMNHPHNNSNNNPGGICAFCLQDKLRNLLSSSPPLSSSSSPSPSFTPPPPPSVKTDHDHNTRSRLPFLVPKKNNNKKPSSYTNISSSANIIFKRSKSTATPKRNQFLEEKDFSPRKRNGFWSFLYPSSSKEAKSFGPNGKYRGKCLGKKSDHVIIVEEDKCLSSSSSSSSSKVSRSRSVGCGSRSFSSDFFERISSGLGDCTLRRVESQREGGKPKLAASANTMNHCMKERVRCGGIFSGFVMNSSSSTTSSSSWVSSSVDDGRGRSWGWAFASPMRAFTTKGSPPSSSSKRDASDKNNATPNLSAIPTLLTVRG; encoded by the coding sequence ATGGAAGCAGGAGTAGGAGGAGGAAGGGTAGGTGGTGCATGCGACAACGAAATTAGCGACGGAATGCAATGCATGAACCACCctcacaacaacagcaacaacaatccCGGTGGGATTTGCGCCTTCTGTCTCCAAGATAAACTCCGCAaccttctctcttcttcacctCCTCTTTCTTCCTCGTCTTCTCCTTCCCCTTCTTTCACTCCTCCACCTCCTCCCTCTGTTAAAACCGACCACGACCACAACACGCGCTCTCGCCTCCCCTTCCTCGTACCcaagaaaaacaacaacaaaaaacccTCCTCCTACACCAACATTTCTTCATCAGCTAATATcattttcaaacgcagcaagtCCACTGCCACACCCAAAAGGAACCAGTTTCTCGAGGAGAAGGACTTCAGTCCCAGAAAAAGAAACGGTTTTTGGTCTTTCCTCTATCCTTCTTCTTCAAAGGAAGCTAAGAGCTTTGGTCCAAATGGTAAGTACAGAGGCAAGTGCTTGGGAAAAAAGAGTGATCACGTGATTATTGTGGAAGAGGACAAGTGTTTgagctcttcttcttcttcttcttcttctaaggTTTCGAGATCTAGATCTGTTGGGTGTGGTAGCAGAAGCTTCTCCAGTGATTTCTTCGAGAGGATCTCTTCTGGCCTCGGCGACTGCACTCTACGGAGAGTGGAGTCTCAGCGTGAAGGAGGAAAACCTAAGCTAGCTGCTTCTGCTAATACTATGAACCATTGCATGAAGGAAAGAGTGAGATGTGGAGGAATATTCAGTGGCTTCGTTATGAATTCGTCTTCATCAACAACGTCTTCTTCGTCTTGGgtttcttcttctgttgatgATGGCAGAGGAAGGAGTTGGGGTTGGGCGTTTGCTAGTCCTATGAGAGCTTTCACCACCAAAGGGtctcctccttcttcttcttcgaagAGAGATGCTTCTGATAAGAACAACGCCACGCCTAACTTATCAGCCATTCCTACCTTGCTCACTGTTAGAGGctga
- the LOC114387553 gene encoding bidirectional sugar transporter SWEET17-like, with protein sequence MADASFFVGVIGNIISILMFLSPVPTFWKIKKQGSTEDFSSLPYICTLLNCSLWTYYGIIKAREYLVATVNGFGIVVETIYVILFLIYAPKGRRGRTAILAVILDVAILAAAVITTQLAFQGKARSGAVGVMGAGLNIVMYFSPLSAMKTVVKTKSVEYMPFLLSFFFFLNGGVWLLYAVLVRDVILGVPNGTGFLLGAMQLVLYAIYRNGKPSSNNRLEEGLQHEPLISQPNKESHQIREDRPI encoded by the exons ATGGCAGATGCAAGTTTCTTTGTTGGAGTCATAG GCAACATCATCTCAATTCTCATGTTTCTTTCTCCTGT ACCTACGTTTTGGAAAATAAAGAAGCAAGGATCTACCGAAGATTTCTCAAGCCTTCCTTACATTTGCACATTGCTTAATTGTTCCCTGTGGACTTACTATGGAATCATAAAGGCTAGAGAGTATCTGGTGGCTACTGTTAATGGCTTTGGCATTGTGGTGGAGACAATCTATGTTATTCTATTCCTCATATATGCTCCAAAAGGGAGAAGGG GTAGAACTGCCATTTTGGCTGTGATTTTGGATGTGGCAATCTTGGCAGCAGCAGTAATTACTACTCAATTAGCATTTCAAGGAAAAGCTCGTAGTGGTGCTGTTGGTGTTATGGGAGCAGGCTTGAACATTGTTATGTATTTCTCACCTCTCTCTGCCATG AAAACAGTGGTGAAGACAAAAAGCGTGGAGTATATGCcattcttgctttcttttttcttctttttaaacgGTGGCGTTTGGTTGTTGTATGCTGTTCTTGTTCGTGATGTTATCCTCGGG GTGCCAAACGGTACTGGATTTTTACTGGGAGCGATGCAATTAGTGCTATACGCAATCTACAGAAATGGGAAGCCTAGTTCAAATAACAGATTAGAAGAAGGATTGCAACATGAGCCTCTCATCTCACAGCCTAATAAGGAGTCACATCAGATAAGGGAAGACAGGCCCATCTAG